One genomic window of Haloferax mediterranei ATCC 33500 includes the following:
- the rnz gene encoding ribonuclease Z, with protein sequence MRATFLGTGGAVPTTARAPSAFLVNRDGERLLFDCGEGTQRQMMRFGTGFGISHLFVTHLHGDHILGIPGLIQTLDFNERDDALAIHGPPGSKRHLEKLVHAGGYQPGFHVSVHETQPGNVAYRADDYEVRAFETEHRTSSVGYSLVEDDRPGRFNREKAEELGVPVGPAFGRLHTGEDVELEDGTVIKSEQVVGEPRPGRKVVYTGDTRPLDSTIEIARDADLLVHDATFTDEESERATKTAHSTAREAARVARDADVRRFALTHISARYAANPKPLLEQARGVYKGEVFVAEDGQKVEIPYPDSDDE encoded by the coding sequence ATGCGCGCGACCTTCCTCGGGACCGGCGGGGCCGTTCCCACCACGGCGCGTGCGCCGAGCGCGTTCCTCGTGAACCGCGACGGCGAGCGCCTGTTGTTCGATTGCGGGGAGGGCACCCAACGCCAGATGATGCGGTTCGGGACCGGGTTCGGCATCAGCCACCTGTTCGTTACGCATCTCCACGGCGACCACATCCTCGGGATTCCCGGCCTGATTCAGACCCTCGATTTCAACGAGCGCGACGACGCGCTCGCCATCCACGGCCCGCCGGGCAGCAAACGACACCTCGAAAAGCTCGTCCACGCCGGCGGCTACCAGCCCGGATTCCACGTCTCGGTCCACGAAACGCAACCCGGAAACGTCGCCTACCGCGCCGACGACTACGAAGTCCGCGCCTTCGAAACCGAACACCGGACCTCCTCGGTCGGCTATTCTCTCGTCGAAGACGACCGCCCCGGCCGATTCAACCGCGAGAAAGCCGAAGAACTCGGCGTCCCGGTCGGTCCGGCGTTCGGTCGCCTCCACACCGGCGAGGACGTTGAACTCGAAGACGGGACCGTCATCAAATCCGAGCAGGTCGTCGGGGAACCCCGACCGGGTCGAAAAGTCGTCTACACCGGCGACACGCGCCCGCTCGACTCGACAATCGAGATTGCCCGCGACGCCGACTTACTCGTCCACGACGCGACGTTCACCGACGAAGAGTCTGAACGCGCCACCAAAACAGCACACTCGACCGCCCGCGAGGCCGCACGAGTCGCCCGCGACGCCGACGTTCGTCGGTTCGCGCTGACCCACATCTCGGCGCGCTACGCGGCGAACCCGAAACCGCTGCTCGAACAGGCCCGCGGGGTCTACAAGGGCGAGGTGTTCGTCGCCGAGGACGGCCAGAAAGTCGAGATTCCGTACCCGGACAGCGACGACGAGTAG
- a CDS encoding PhzF family phenazine biosynthesis protein produces the protein MPTNDFHILDVFATEKYAGNQLAVFEDADTLSDDQMAALANEMNYSETTFIEGGDPERGFDVRIFTPAGEIPFAGHPTLGTAAVLREQFDAGDDVTLNLGVGSIPVEVRQDAGEETYWMAQNEPEFGDQPDHETLAEVLSLDVADLDADWPVQVVSTGLPAVMIPLRDRDALGRSEVDLPAYRAFFDDVGVENLLPFCPDPRDDANDLAARMYAPGHGVAEDPATGSANGCLAGYLARHEYFGDSVVEATVEQGYEMGRPSHLHLEANDESNEGDGGEEVTVHVGGRVEFVAKGNLV, from the coding sequence GTGCCGACAAACGACTTCCACATCCTCGACGTGTTCGCGACCGAGAAGTACGCCGGAAACCAACTCGCCGTCTTCGAGGACGCCGACACGCTCTCCGACGACCAGATGGCCGCGCTCGCCAACGAGATGAACTACTCGGAGACGACGTTTATCGAGGGCGGCGACCCGGAACGCGGCTTCGACGTTCGCATTTTCACACCGGCCGGAGAGATTCCGTTCGCCGGTCACCCCACACTCGGAACTGCGGCCGTCCTCCGCGAACAGTTCGACGCCGGCGACGACGTCACACTGAATCTCGGTGTCGGGTCGATACCAGTCGAAGTACGACAGGATGCTGGCGAAGAGACCTACTGGATGGCGCAGAACGAACCCGAATTCGGCGACCAACCGGACCACGAAACGCTCGCCGAAGTCCTCTCACTCGACGTTGCCGACCTCGACGCTGACTGGCCGGTTCAAGTCGTCTCGACCGGGCTGCCCGCGGTGATGATTCCGCTCCGCGACCGAGACGCACTGGGTCGAAGTGAAGTGGACCTGCCCGCGTACCGGGCGTTTTTCGACGATGTGGGCGTCGAGAACCTCCTTCCTTTCTGTCCGGACCCGCGAGACGACGCGAACGACCTCGCAGCGCGAATGTACGCGCCGGGCCACGGCGTCGCCGAAGACCCCGCGACGGGGAGTGCAAACGGGTGTCTCGCGGGCTATCTCGCTCGGCACGAATACTTTGGCGACTCGGTTGTCGAAGCGACGGTCGAACAGGGCTACGAGATGGGTCGGCCGTCGCACCTCCACCTCGAAGCCAACGACGAGAGCAACGAA